The Hydrogenimonas thermophila genome has a window encoding:
- a CDS encoding transposase family protein, whose translation MEPELLKILKEHISEQARPQGRQYSLPVIMFLSIIAILMGAKNPIEVYKWMKANAKRKEIKKLLGVEFIRIPGRSRLYDFFEIVDKDELETAFR comes from the coding sequence ATGGAGCCAGAATTATTGAAAATTTTAAAAGAGCATATATCAGAACAGGCAAGACCACAGGGGAGACAGTATAGTTTGCCGGTAATAATGTTTTTATCGATAATAGCTATATTAATGGGAGCAAAGAATCCAATAGAGGTATATAAATGGATGAAAGCAAACGCTAAAAGGAAGGAGATAAAAAAATTACTAGGAGTAGAGTTTATACGAATACCTGGGAGATCAAGATTATATGATTTTTTTGAGATAGTAGATAAAGATGAATTAGAGACAGCTTTTAGA